Proteins from a single region of Candidatus Binatus sp.:
- a CDS encoding DUF6941 family protein, whose product MKIEYALLADAAQAVGGKIFVLGGGWNVFRAANYPAPVHLAVALGLGFTSNEVGIKYPLNVAVTDEAGVAIIPEMKGQVETGQLAPDFPKGASVKLPVAITINMPLPHPGAYGIVVTAGSAKTQLSFEAIFTGQKVQFAPEGSLPERGN is encoded by the coding sequence ATCGAATATGCTTTGCTCGCCGATGCGGCCCAAGCGGTTGGCGGCAAAATCTTTGTGCTGGGCGGCGGATGGAACGTGTTCCGAGCGGCAAACTACCCGGCGCCAGTTCATCTTGCCGTTGCGCTGGGCCTTGGTTTCACCTCCAATGAAGTCGGCATCAAATACCCGCTGAACGTTGCAGTTACCGACGAGGCCGGAGTTGCAATAATCCCGGAAATGAAAGGCCAGGTGGAAACTGGCCAGCTCGCTCCGGATTTCCCCAAAGGGGCGTCAGTGAAATTACCCGTCGCCATCACCATCAACATGCCTCTTCCCCACCCAGGCGCCTACGGGATCGTCGTGACGGCCGGTTCCGCAAAGACTCAACTATCGTTCGAAGCAATCTTTACCGGTCAGAAGGTGCAGTTCGCGCCCGAGGGTTCTCTGCCAGAGCGCGGCAACTGA